A genomic window from Prochlorococcus sp. RS04 includes:
- the cysE gene encoding serine O-acetyltransferase: protein MLRTFKSDIEIIRERDPAARGIVEIFLCYPGFQSIVIHRFTHKLWQLKIPLIPRLLSHLNRLATGIEIHPGAKIGKRVFIDHGMGVVIGETAEIGNNCLLYQGVTLGGTGKSHGKRHPTLMENVVVGAGAKVLGSITVGSNTRIGAGSVVVRNVEGNSTVVGVPGRVVHQSGVKVNPLAHSALPDAEANVIKNLMDRIDSLENEILKLQKTLQCIANSESIDISKLGDSQNLKDKEIFEFLGDD from the coding sequence ATGCTAAGAACTTTTAAATCAGATATAGAAATTATCAGAGAGAGAGATCCAGCTGCAAGAGGAATAGTAGAAATATTTCTTTGCTACCCAGGCTTTCAATCAATAGTTATACATAGGTTTACGCATAAATTATGGCAATTAAAGATTCCTTTAATTCCCCGCTTACTAAGTCATCTAAATAGATTAGCAACAGGTATTGAAATCCATCCTGGAGCAAAAATTGGTAAACGGGTTTTTATAGACCATGGAATGGGCGTTGTAATAGGTGAAACTGCTGAGATAGGAAATAACTGTTTGCTTTATCAAGGAGTGACATTAGGAGGTACTGGTAAAAGCCATGGCAAAAGACACCCCACATTAATGGAGAATGTTGTAGTCGGAGCGGGCGCAAAAGTTCTTGGATCAATCACAGTAGGATCTAATACCCGCATTGGAGCTGGCTCAGTAGTTGTTCGAAATGTAGAAGGCAACAGTACTGTGGTTGGGGTTCCTGGTAGGGTAGTGCATCAAAGTGGTGTCAAAGTAAATCCGTTAGCTCACTCTGCTTTACCGGATGCAGAAGCTAATGTGATAAAAAATTTAATGGATAGGATAGATTCTCTTGAAAATGAAATTCTTAAATTACAAAAAACTCTACAATGTATAGCTAACTCGGAATCTATTGATATTTCTAAACTCGGTGATTCTCAAAATCTTAAAGACAAAGAAATTTTTGAATTTCTTGGAGATGATTAA
- a CDS encoding GntR family transcriptional regulator, whose protein sequence is MRFHIQQESDIPASTQLNNQICFAIASRHYPPGHRLPSTRQLAMQTGLHRNTISKVYRQLEVDGVVEAIAGSGIYVRDNITKREFTKSLYSKDRISKAPDQEVKTVINNLINLGFSLQETREILNNEIDWRIKCGSRIIVSTPREDIGASMLIAEDLSKTVNVPVEVVPMEELEKVLSNSNNGTIVTSRYFLQPLEKVAKQHGVRAIAVDLSDFQKELKILKELNAGSCVGIVSISPGLLRAAEIIIHSMRGSELMLMTAISDNNNRLLSLLKASNHIVCDGPSLSVVENTLLKNRSQLMRLPQIICAKNYLSNETINQLKKEIGVIN, encoded by the coding sequence GTGAGATTCCATATTCAACAAGAAAGTGATATACCAGCATCTACTCAATTAAATAATCAAATTTGTTTTGCAATTGCATCAAGACATTATCCACCAGGACACAGACTCCCAAGTACGAGACAACTTGCAATGCAGACTGGACTCCATCGGAATACTATAAGCAAAGTTTACAGACAACTGGAAGTAGATGGAGTTGTTGAAGCAATAGCTGGATCAGGTATCTATGTCAGAGATAATATTACTAAAAGAGAATTTACAAAATCACTTTACTCAAAAGATAGAATAAGCAAAGCACCAGATCAAGAAGTAAAGACGGTTATTAACAACTTAATAAATCTTGGATTCAGTTTGCAAGAGACAAGAGAGATATTGAACAATGAAATTGATTGGCGTATTAAATGCGGATCAAGAATTATAGTCAGTACTCCTAGAGAAGATATTGGAGCTTCTATGTTAATTGCAGAAGACCTTTCTAAAACAGTTAATGTACCAGTAGAGGTTGTTCCTATGGAAGAATTAGAAAAAGTTTTGAGTAATTCAAATAATGGTACGATTGTGACAAGCAGATATTTTTTACAGCCTCTAGAAAAAGTTGCTAAGCAACATGGGGTTCGTGCTATTGCAGTCGACTTAAGCGACTTTCAAAAAGAATTGAAAATTCTCAAGGAATTAAATGCAGGAAGTTGTGTAGGTATTGTCAGCATAAGTCCTGGCTTATTAAGAGCAGCCGAAATTATTATACACAGCATGCGAGGTAGTGAATTAATGCTTATGACAGCAATCTCAGATAATAATAATAGATTACTATCACTTTTAAAGGCTTCGAACCATATAGTTTGTGATGGACCTAGTTTATCAGTTGTAGAAAACACACTATTAAAAAATCGTTCTCAGTTAATGAGATTACCTCAAATAATATGTGCTAAAAATTATTTAAGTAACGAAACGATAAATCAATTAAAAAAAGAAATAGGAGTTATTAATTAG
- a CDS encoding GNAT family N-acetyltransferase, with product MKEISLIKHSKGALGLRIFGLGPNLKPTNGLIKLKKLLDNNAFWAKDRTINDLKKCLANSDVVISLWVGKEIVGFGRALTDGIYRGVLWDIVIDQNHQGKGFGTLIVKSLLSSKKIKNTKKLYLMTTNKKLFYSQFDFKEVKSQNLLIREI from the coding sequence ATGAAAGAAATATCTCTAATCAAACATAGTAAAGGAGCTTTAGGATTAAGGATTTTTGGATTAGGTCCTAATCTTAAACCAACAAACGGACTAATTAAGCTAAAAAAATTACTAGATAACAATGCTTTCTGGGCAAAAGATAGAACAATTAATGATCTAAAAAAATGTCTTGCTAATAGTGATGTTGTAATAAGTCTTTGGGTCGGTAAGGAAATAGTTGGTTTTGGTAGAGCTTTAACCGATGGGATTTATCGCGGAGTGCTTTGGGATATTGTTATAGATCAAAATCACCAAGGCAAAGGTTTTGGCACATTAATTGTGAAAAGTCTTTTATCTTCAAAAAAAATTAAAAATACAAAAAAATTATATTTAATGACAACAAATAAAAAATTATTTTATTCTCAATTTGATTTTAAAGAAGTTAAATCTCAAAATTTATTAATTCGAGAAATATAA
- a CDS encoding nuclear transport factor 2 family protein, whose translation MTRVISIEDLKGLFTKPYGTDAPTKQKWAEFYNENVIFTDPTQETEGLDSYVKAQEKLVKRCDDVFLETHAISITGDCGFVEWTMGLKIMGKEFIYPGTTRLLFGENGLIKEHRDYFDFCGPTFGPVPILGPFIRWLYSKFVS comes from the coding sequence ATGACAAGAGTAATTTCTATTGAGGATTTAAAGGGATTATTTACTAAACCTTATGGAACAGATGCTCCTACAAAACAAAAGTGGGCTGAATTTTATAATGAGAATGTTATTTTTACAGACCCAACTCAGGAAACAGAGGGCTTAGATTCTTATGTTAAAGCTCAAGAAAAGCTAGTTAAAAGATGTGATGATGTTTTTTTAGAAACTCATGCAATTTCCATAACTGGGGATTGTGGATTTGTTGAATGGACAATGGGTTTAAAAATTATGGGTAAAGAATTTATTTATCCAGGAACTACTCGTTTATTATTTGGCGAAAATGGATTAATAAAAGAGCACAGAGATTACTTTGATTTTTGTGGTCCAACTTTTGGACCAGTGCCTATTTTAGGACCTTTTATAAGATGGCTTTATAGTAAATTTGTATCTTGA
- the infC gene encoding translation initiation factor IF-3, with the protein MPPRPRFDRRAPVRELPNINERIKYPQLRVVDSDGKQLGVIDRLKALEIASQRELDLVLVSEKANPPVCRIMDYGKYKFEQEKKAKEARKKSHQTEVKEVKMRYKIDKHDYDVRIGQATKFLKSGDKVKCTVIFRGREIQHSNLAETLLLRMANDLEEQSEVQQKPKREGRNMIMFLSPRKTPLIKKDNE; encoded by the coding sequence ATGCCCCCACGCCCACGCTTTGACCGACGAGCTCCAGTTAGAGAGCTTCCAAATATAAATGAAAGAATAAAATACCCTCAATTAAGAGTCGTTGATTCAGATGGGAAACAATTAGGCGTCATAGATAGATTAAAAGCATTAGAAATAGCATCTCAAAGAGAACTTGATTTAGTTTTGGTGAGCGAAAAAGCAAATCCTCCTGTTTGTAGAATCATGGACTACGGTAAATATAAATTTGAACAAGAAAAGAAAGCTAAAGAAGCAAGAAAAAAATCTCATCAAACAGAAGTTAAAGAAGTAAAAATGAGGTATAAAATTGACAAGCATGATTATGATGTTCGGATTGGTCAAGCTACTAAATTTCTAAAATCGGGAGATAAGGTTAAATGTACTGTAATTTTTAGGGGAAGAGAAATTCAACACTCAAATTTAGCTGAGACACTTCTTTTAAGAATGGCTAATGATTTAGAAGAGCAATCAGAAGTTCAGCAAAAACCCAAAAGAGAAGGGAGAAACATGATTATGTTTTTAAGCCCTAGGAAAACTCCTCTTATTAAAAAAGATAATGAGTGA
- the secA gene encoding preprotein translocase subunit SecA, which translates to MLKLLLGDPNTRKLKRYQPIVEEINFLEEEISQLTDDELRQETQNLKSNISAELDFKKQKELLEEFLPKAFAIVREASKRVLDMRHFDVQLIGGMVLNDRQIAEMKTGEGKTLVATLPCYLNALTGKGVHVVTVNDYLARRDAEWMGQVHRFLGLSVGLIQQDMNPVERKKNYDCDITYATNSELGFDYLRDNMATDISEVVQRKFNYCVIDEVDSILIDEARTPLIISGQIERPQEKYQKAAELSQALVKAKELSKDGIDPEGDYEVDEKQRSCILTDQGFAKCEDYLGVNDLYNPQDPWAHYITNALKAKELFIKDVNYIIKNDEAVIVDEFTGRVMPGRRWSDGQHQAIEAKEGLKIQPETQTLASITYQNFFLLYPGLAGMTGTAKTEEVEFEKTYKLESTVIPTNQIRKRQDWSDQVFKTEIGKWKAVAKETIQIHRDGRPVLVGTTSVEKSELLSSLLSAENIPHNLLNAKPENVEREAEIVAQAGRAGAVTIATNMAGRGTDIILGGNSDYMARLKLKELLIPLLVKPDNEHKPPIPKQRNSKSKGGFSTKAGSNLKKNISNSSTSLFPCKLDEAIEKKLSLLSDQLVKNWGDRQLSVLELDDRIATAAEKAPTDDNLIKLLRESLSDVKEEYEKVLIHEEEKVREAGGLHVIGTERHESRRVDNQLRGRAGRQGDLGSTRFFLSLDDNLLRIFGGDRVANLMNAFRVDEDMPIESGMLTRSLESAQKKVETYYYDIRKQVFEYDEVMNNQRKAVYGERLRVLKGIDLKRQVIGYGERTMIEIVDAYINPDLPPEEWNIDQLISKVKEFIYLLDDLKSDDINLLSIEELKNYLQEQLRIAYDLKESQIEKIRPGLMREAERFFILQQIDNLWREHLQAMDSLRESVGLRGYGQKDPLIEYKNEGYDMFLEMMTNMRRNVIYSMFMFQPKTDVNEKK; encoded by the coding sequence ATGCTAAAACTTTTGTTGGGAGATCCGAATACACGAAAGTTAAAGCGCTATCAACCAATAGTGGAAGAGATAAATTTTTTAGAAGAAGAAATTTCTCAATTGACTGATGATGAGCTTAGACAAGAAACTCAAAATCTTAAATCAAATATTTCAGCAGAATTAGATTTTAAAAAACAAAAAGAACTCCTTGAAGAATTTCTGCCTAAAGCCTTTGCAATCGTAAGAGAAGCAAGTAAACGTGTTCTTGATATGAGACATTTTGATGTTCAGTTAATAGGCGGGATGGTTCTAAATGATCGTCAAATTGCTGAGATGAAAACTGGAGAGGGAAAAACTCTTGTCGCAACATTACCTTGTTATTTAAATGCTCTTACAGGAAAAGGTGTTCATGTCGTTACTGTAAATGATTACTTAGCTAGAAGGGATGCAGAGTGGATGGGACAAGTTCATCGTTTTTTAGGTTTATCCGTTGGTTTGATTCAACAAGATATGAATCCAGTTGAGAGAAAGAAAAATTATGATTGTGATATAACTTATGCCACAAATTCAGAATTAGGATTTGATTATTTAAGAGATAATATGGCTACTGATATTAGTGAGGTAGTTCAAAGGAAATTTAATTACTGCGTAATTGATGAGGTTGATTCAATTTTAATTGATGAAGCAAGAACTCCTTTAATCATTTCTGGTCAAATTGAAAGACCACAAGAAAAATATCAAAAAGCTGCAGAATTATCTCAGGCATTAGTTAAAGCAAAAGAATTAAGTAAAGATGGTATTGATCCAGAAGGGGATTATGAAGTTGATGAAAAACAGAGAAGTTGTATATTAACTGATCAGGGTTTCGCAAAATGTGAAGATTATTTGGGAGTTAATGATTTATATAATCCTCAAGATCCTTGGGCGCATTATATAACTAACGCTTTAAAAGCTAAAGAATTATTTATTAAAGATGTAAATTATATTATTAAGAACGATGAGGCTGTAATAGTGGACGAATTTACTGGTAGGGTAATGCCAGGAAGGCGTTGGAGCGATGGACAACATCAGGCAATAGAAGCAAAAGAGGGTCTTAAAATTCAGCCTGAGACTCAAACATTAGCATCCATAACTTATCAGAATTTTTTCCTTCTATATCCCGGTTTAGCAGGAATGACAGGAACTGCAAAAACTGAGGAAGTTGAATTTGAAAAAACTTATAAATTAGAATCAACAGTTATACCGACAAATCAAATAAGAAAAAGACAAGATTGGTCTGATCAAGTATTTAAGACAGAGATTGGTAAATGGAAAGCCGTTGCTAAAGAAACTATACAAATTCATAGAGATGGTAGACCTGTTTTAGTTGGTACAACAAGTGTTGAAAAAAGTGAATTACTAAGTTCACTTTTATCTGCCGAAAACATCCCACATAATTTGTTAAATGCTAAGCCAGAGAACGTTGAACGTGAGGCAGAAATTGTTGCTCAGGCAGGAAGAGCAGGTGCTGTTACTATTGCGACTAATATGGCTGGAAGGGGAACAGATATAATTCTTGGCGGTAATAGTGACTATATGGCAAGGCTGAAATTAAAAGAACTTTTAATTCCTTTGTTAGTCAAGCCTGATAATGAGCATAAGCCACCAATACCTAAACAAAGAAATTCAAAATCTAAGGGTGGTTTTTCTACAAAAGCTGGTTCAAATTTGAAAAAGAACATTTCAAATTCTTCAACTAGTCTCTTCCCTTGCAAATTAGATGAAGCAATTGAAAAGAAACTCTCACTTTTATCTGATCAACTTGTTAAAAATTGGGGAGATAGACAACTTTCTGTCTTGGAGCTTGATGACAGAATAGCTACAGCTGCAGAAAAAGCACCAACAGATGATAACTTGATAAAGCTTTTGAGAGAATCATTGTCTGATGTAAAAGAAGAATATGAAAAAGTTTTGATTCATGAAGAAGAAAAAGTAAGAGAAGCTGGCGGTTTACATGTCATTGGTACTGAGAGACATGAATCAAGAAGAGTGGATAATCAACTTAGAGGAAGAGCAGGAAGACAAGGTGATCTTGGAAGTACAAGATTCTTTTTATCTTTAGATGATAATTTATTAAGGATTTTTGGAGGTGACAGAGTAGCAAATCTAATGAATGCTTTTAGGGTTGATGAAGATATGCCTATTGAGTCAGGAATGCTTACTAGGTCTCTAGAAAGTGCTCAAAAGAAAGTTGAGACCTACTATTACGATATTAGAAAACAAGTTTTTGAATACGACGAGGTAATGAACAACCAAAGAAAAGCAGTTTATGGCGAAAGACTTAGAGTATTGAAAGGAATTGATTTAAAGAGACAAGTAATAGGATATGGAGAAAGGACAATGATTGAAATTGTTGATGCTTATATTAATCCTGATCTTCCTCCTGAAGAATGGAATATTGATCAATTAATTTCTAAAGTCAAAGAATTTATATATTTATTAGATGATCTTAAATCTGATGATATTAATTTATTGTCAATAGAAGAATTAAAAAACTATCTTCAAGAGCAGTTGCGAATAGCTTATGACTTAAAGGAATCACAAATAGAAAAGATTCGTCCAGGATTAATGAGAGAAGCTGAAAGATTTTTTATTTTGCAGCAAATAGATAATTTATGGCGAGAACATCTTCAAGCCATGGATTCATTGAGGGAATCAGTCGGATTGAGGGGTTATGGTCAGAAAGATCCATTAATCGAATATAAAAACGAGGGATATGACATGTTTCTCGAAATGATGACTAATATGAGACGAAACGTTATTTATTCAATGTTTATGTTTCAACCTAAAACTGACGTTAATGAAAAAAAATAA